A stretch of the Amycolatopsis sp. BJA-103 genome encodes the following:
- a CDS encoding lytic polysaccharide monooxygenase: MTVKRKLVAAAAGAILAPIAIVAIPQVASAHGYVLTPPSRQANCAQGKVSGCGSIVYEPQSVEGPKGLRSCNGGVPGFAQLNDESKSWPAASVGNSVTFNWKFTAYHRTTNYEYYIGGTKIADISGNNSAPKDPTSHTVSLNGFSGRQKVLAIWNIADTPMAFYSCIDLQIGGGNPPTSTSNPPTTSNPPSTSNPPTSTSNPPAGGTWATGTAYAVGSTVTYGGASYRCQLAHTAIQGWEPPNTPALWSRQ; this comes from the coding sequence ATGACCGTCAAACGCAAACTCGTGGCAGCCGCCGCCGGTGCGATCCTCGCCCCGATCGCCATCGTGGCCATCCCGCAGGTGGCCAGCGCGCACGGCTACGTGCTGACCCCACCCAGCCGCCAGGCGAACTGCGCCCAGGGCAAGGTTTCGGGCTGCGGCAGCATCGTCTACGAACCCCAGAGTGTCGAGGGCCCCAAGGGGCTCCGCAGCTGCAACGGCGGCGTCCCGGGGTTCGCGCAGCTCAACGACGAATCGAAGTCGTGGCCCGCCGCGTCGGTCGGCAACAGCGTGACCTTCAACTGGAAGTTCACCGCCTACCACCGGACCACGAACTACGAGTACTACATCGGCGGCACCAAGATCGCCGACATCAGCGGGAACAACTCCGCGCCGAAGGACCCGACGTCCCACACGGTGAGCTTGAACGGCTTCAGCGGCCGCCAGAAGGTGCTCGCCATCTGGAACATCGCGGACACGCCGATGGCCTTCTACAGCTGCATCGACCTGCAGATCGGCGGCGGCAACCCGCCCACCAGCACCAGCAACCCGCCGACCACGAGCAACCCGCCGTCGACGTCGAACCCGCCGACCAGCACCAGCAACCCGCCCGCCGGCGGCACCTGGGCGACCGGGACGGCCTACGCGGTCGGCAGCACGGTGACCTACGGCGGCGCGAGCTACCGCTGCCAGCTGGCACACACGGCGATCCAGGGCTGGGAACCCCCGAACACCCCGGCGCTGTGGTCTCGGCAGTGA
- a CDS encoding DUF305 domain-containing protein has protein sequence MKLALVLVAGLVALVGCGAGDGSPNTAGAPISPVPQSATGAPASAEYNDADVMFLQMMLAHNSQGVEIVKLVPAKQAQKEELKNLAAAIEATQQTESTDMRNWLKAWGKPETGSMDPHAHHHHGGDGLTDKGLLEALSKKDGQEFTLDFADIFVAHQHNGVALARTELKDGKNPESKALAQRIMDSRTGEVQQIRTLVPGQ, from the coding sequence GTGAAGCTCGCCCTCGTTCTCGTCGCCGGTCTCGTGGCCCTCGTGGGCTGCGGGGCCGGCGATGGCTCACCCAACACCGCAGGCGCCCCGATCTCCCCGGTTCCCCAGTCGGCCACGGGCGCCCCGGCGTCCGCGGAGTACAACGACGCCGACGTGATGTTCCTGCAGATGATGCTCGCCCACAACAGCCAGGGCGTGGAGATCGTCAAGCTGGTGCCCGCCAAACAGGCGCAGAAGGAGGAGCTCAAGAATCTCGCGGCCGCCATCGAGGCGACGCAGCAGACCGAGAGCACCGACATGCGGAACTGGCTGAAGGCCTGGGGCAAACCCGAGACGGGCTCGATGGATCCGCACGCGCACCACCATCACGGTGGCGACGGGCTCACGGACAAGGGCCTGCTCGAGGCACTGTCCAAAAAGGACGGCCAGGAGTTCACGCTCGACTTCGCCGACATCTTCGTCGCGCACCAGCACAACGGGGTCGCGCTGGCGAGGACCGAGCTGAAGGACGGCAAGAACCCGGAGTCGAAGGCACTGGCCCAGCGGATCATGGACTCGCGTACCGGCGAGGTCCAGCAGATCCGCACCCTGGTCCCCGGCCAGTGA
- a CDS encoding cytochrome P450 family protein — protein sequence MISSSEIIDLPEDLYRDPYTVLAGLRERGPVHRVRWPNGGEVWLVVGYDEAFDALAEPTLIKNWLRATGRIGPGAIGANMISSDPPDHTRLRRLVSRSFTARRVAALIPRVEAIAVELADRMAAAVGPRDLIAEFAFPLPVSVISELLGVPFLDRAEFSALCGRIMASAGDASAGPIDVEEINRYFDGLIERKRADPGEDLLSALIRTTDEDADRLSQAELRATTFLLLVAGHVTSTNLIANGVLALLDHPDQLAALRADWDLLPRAVEEILRYDGPQPFSTRRFTTTHWPVGESGTVVPPGETVMIALAAAGRDPERFPRPGGFDIHRAATGHLAFGHGIHYCLGAPLARIQVSTALRVLLTRFPDLALASGQDRSWRRTLISRGVTELPVLLGS from the coding sequence GTGATCAGCAGTTCTGAAATCATCGACCTGCCCGAGGATCTCTACCGCGATCCGTATACCGTGCTGGCCGGACTCCGGGAGCGGGGACCGGTGCATCGCGTCCGGTGGCCGAACGGCGGCGAGGTTTGGCTGGTCGTCGGCTACGACGAGGCCTTCGACGCGCTGGCGGAGCCGACCCTGATCAAGAACTGGCTGCGCGCCACCGGCCGGATCGGGCCCGGCGCGATCGGGGCCAACATGATCTCCAGTGACCCGCCGGACCACACCCGGCTGCGCAGGCTGGTCTCACGGTCGTTCACCGCCCGCCGGGTCGCCGCGCTGATCCCGCGCGTCGAAGCGATCGCCGTCGAACTCGCCGACCGGATGGCCGCCGCCGTCGGCCCGCGCGACCTGATCGCCGAGTTCGCCTTTCCGCTGCCCGTCTCGGTCATCTCCGAACTGCTCGGAGTGCCGTTCCTGGACAGGGCGGAGTTCTCCGCGCTGTGCGGCCGGATCATGGCCTCCGCCGGGGACGCCTCGGCGGGCCCGATCGACGTCGAGGAGATCAACCGGTACTTCGACGGCCTGATCGAGCGGAAACGGGCCGACCCGGGTGAAGACCTGCTCAGCGCGCTGATCCGGACCACCGACGAGGACGCCGACCGGTTGAGCCAGGCCGAACTCCGGGCCACGACCTTCCTGCTTCTCGTGGCGGGGCACGTCACCAGCACGAACCTGATCGCCAACGGAGTCCTCGCGCTGCTCGACCACCCGGATCAGCTCGCCGCGCTGCGTGCCGACTGGGATCTGCTGCCGCGTGCCGTCGAGGAAATCCTGCGCTACGACGGACCTCAGCCGTTCTCCACCCGCAGGTTCACGACCACGCACTGGCCGGTGGGCGAATCGGGAACGGTGGTCCCGCCCGGGGAGACGGTGATGATCGCCCTCGCCGCGGCGGGTCGCGATCCGGAGCGCTTCCCCCGGCCCGGCGGCTTCGACATCCACCGCGCCGCGACCGGCCACCTCGCGTTCGGCCACGGCATCCACTACTGCCTCGGCGCGCCGCTGGCCCGGATCCAGGTGAGCACCGCGCTTCGGGTCCTGCTGACCCGGTTCCCGGATCTCGCCCTGGCGTCCGGGCAGGACCGCTCCTGGCGGCGCACGCTGATCTCGCGCGGCGTCACCGAACTTCCCGTCCTACTCGGCTCGTGA
- a CDS encoding insulinase family protein: MTVPEETVVSGLRIRLLPVPGAHTVGACLRVSAGSSVDPPFPWGTAHLTEHLRIAAALDGGSRSHLTGHTGNAETRFTVAAVPEHGDRVVRTLVRLLDPARSGAAALEAERHAVALEMRAGAVNPLVLLGPAAAEAAVPEGRSADTARADGESLDRITLDDVARFTAEHYRPENAVLVLAAPSLDRERVLDVIASALPSPSAPVTPGNGDAERLPLVLPSDVDGLTVLTLPCAVSDLVGRSAVRALTSPSGPLATRTARAGFPLVGSTVIAAEKHEVTVLCWRDERSDRRLRDALTSAFAAEDEGVAAWHGADRREYQERAFAGVSPLGRAQLALVPPSPVPGARTMPGELRRAAGSARLWRLRAGVLHAEDLPKEHCDQQF, translated from the coding sequence ATGACCGTGCCCGAAGAGACCGTGGTTTCCGGGCTCCGCATCCGGCTGCTTCCGGTGCCCGGCGCGCATACCGTCGGCGCCTGCCTGCGGGTTTCCGCCGGATCCAGCGTGGATCCCCCGTTCCCCTGGGGAACGGCCCATCTGACCGAACACCTCCGGATCGCCGCCGCGCTGGACGGCGGTTCCCGGTCGCACCTCACCGGCCACACGGGCAACGCGGAGACCCGCTTCACCGTGGCCGCGGTGCCCGAACACGGCGACCGGGTCGTCCGGACGCTGGTCCGGCTGCTCGACCCGGCGCGGTCCGGCGCCGCCGCGCTCGAAGCCGAACGGCACGCGGTGGCGCTGGAAATGCGCGCCGGGGCGGTCAATCCGTTGGTACTGCTCGGTCCTGCCGCCGCCGAAGCCGCCGTGCCCGAAGGACGGTCGGCCGATACCGCCCGCGCCGACGGGGAAAGCCTCGACCGGATCACCCTCGACGACGTTGCCAGGTTCACCGCCGAGCACTATCGGCCCGAAAACGCGGTCCTGGTCCTCGCGGCGCCTTCGCTGGACCGGGAACGCGTACTGGACGTCATCGCCTCCGCCCTGCCGTCACCGAGCGCGCCGGTGACACCCGGGAATGGCGACGCGGAAAGGCTTCCGCTCGTCCTTCCGTCCGATGTGGACGGACTGACGGTGCTCACCCTGCCGTGCGCGGTCAGCGACCTCGTGGGCCGCTCGGCCGTCCGGGCCCTGACTTCACCGTCCGGCCCGCTCGCGACGCGGACCGCCCGTGCCGGTTTCCCGTTGGTGGGCTCCACCGTCATCGCCGCCGAGAAACACGAGGTCACCGTGCTGTGCTGGCGTGACGAACGGTCGGACCGTCGGCTGCGGGACGCGCTGACGAGCGCCTTCGCGGCCGAGGACGAAGGCGTCGCGGCCTGGCACGGCGCCGACCGGCGGGAGTACCAGGAACGGGCGTTCGCGGGTGTTTCGCCGCTCGGCCGGGCTCAACTGGCCTTGGTACCGCCGTCGCCGGTACCCGGCGCGCGAACGATGCCCGGGGAGTTGCGCCGGGCGGCGGGATCGGCGCGCCTGTGGCGGCTGCGCGCCGGAGTACTGCACGCCGAAGACCTTCCGAAGGAGCACTGTGATCAGCAGTTCTGA
- a CDS encoding insulinase family protein — translation MSPASDAAIVDLPYGHRDDPEGLEGLAALAARWIAATPDGSLREELGWHTRHRLEAHVSSFSYWTAMGDLGRLAGHYESRFGGPATRQLAGLREAQTRLLRNRSGNLYLRMLDTIETAASGKVHCGPLGDVESMARVSAEDVKEYLDRCRETGIDVHYASGASLGPVVHRSDAANPWRGGLVTAPVPGETSARVAVRLPLRADTLPDGALPLLVESLGTGAEGRLIRLLRGARGLAYGVAALSWDEGAGGASVGGYALVDPGRVAETATLLLDVVREALCQPVSAELADAAVRCRTLLLVQADEPFGAVADRRRRARGELPLGRLAEAVAERAEEGLDLGVPDSAPPAVAVTGEVRPDQLSRLESLT, via the coding sequence GTGAGTCCCGCATCCGACGCGGCCATCGTCGATCTCCCTTATGGCCACCGGGACGACCCCGAAGGTCTCGAGGGCCTGGCCGCGCTGGCGGCGCGGTGGATCGCGGCCACTCCGGACGGTTCGCTGCGGGAGGAACTGGGCTGGCACACCCGGCACCGGCTCGAAGCGCACGTTTCCTCGTTCTCCTACTGGACGGCGATGGGTGATCTGGGCAGGCTGGCCGGTCACTACGAGTCCCGCTTCGGCGGACCGGCCACCCGGCAGCTGGCCGGATTGCGCGAGGCACAGACGCGGTTGCTGCGCAACCGCTCGGGGAACCTCTATCTGCGGATGCTCGACACGATCGAGACAGCGGCTTCCGGGAAAGTCCACTGTGGACCGTTAGGCGACGTCGAATCGATGGCGCGGGTCTCGGCGGAAGACGTCAAGGAGTACCTGGACCGCTGCCGGGAGACGGGCATCGACGTCCACTACGCGAGTGGCGCGTCCCTCGGCCCGGTCGTCCATCGGAGCGATGCCGCGAACCCTTGGCGCGGTGGCCTGGTCACCGCGCCGGTACCCGGGGAGACCAGCGCCAGGGTCGCGGTCCGGCTACCGCTGCGGGCGGACACGCTGCCGGACGGCGCGTTACCGCTGCTGGTCGAGTCGCTGGGCACGGGAGCCGAGGGCCGGTTGATCAGGCTGCTGCGCGGGGCGCGCGGTCTCGCCTACGGGGTCGCCGCGCTGAGCTGGGACGAAGGCGCCGGAGGGGCGAGCGTGGGCGGCTACGCGCTCGTGGATCCCGGGCGCGTGGCCGAAACCGCGACGCTCCTGCTCGACGTGGTGCGCGAGGCGCTGTGCCAGCCGGTTTCCGCCGAACTGGCCGACGCGGCGGTGCGCTGCCGCACGTTGCTGCTCGTCCAAGCCGACGAGCCGTTCGGCGCGGTGGCCGACCGGCGACGTCGGGCGAGGGGCGAACTCCCTCTGGGACGGCTCGCCGAAGCGGTGGCGGAACGTGCGGAGGAAGGTCTCGACCTCGGCGTCCCCGACTCGGCTCCGCCCGCCGTCGCGGTCACCGGCGAAGTGCGCCCGGACCAGCTTTCCCGGTTGGAGTCCCTGACATGA
- a CDS encoding MFS transporter has translation MTAVAGAEVKERLGRPFWWLWAGQSLSGLGGTAQSLAMPLWVLQVTGSASLTGGAFVAGLLPRIVFSPWAGVLADRFDRRGLSIVLNLLAGAVTLVLLLVVELRNIPLYYVLTVLLGTVSTLNSAVLPSLTPALVPASRLAAADAAQEVTNGAILALGPLLGAAVAVGLGFSGAVAANAASFVLAALLTLPIPRQQPAARGRSSPLAMLRDGVRALTGDRLLRTAVLAEASLFACLGAVPQFAVVLVGADGRTAQAGLFASAMGVGWLTMSASVAKRRGALNPAVMVTVGAALAAPVIGLVVLCAHASPVWVFLAGFVAGAHNLLFAMPNTLLCQRHADPATLGRVLAFRRSFVVSAQCVSLALVTFLTPIWGVGPVLAVAGIAATVIALPTALFAARLARNLPKAVTA, from the coding sequence ATGACGGCGGTCGCCGGCGCCGAGGTCAAGGAGCGGCTCGGGCGGCCGTTCTGGTGGCTGTGGGCCGGGCAGTCGTTGTCCGGGCTCGGCGGCACGGCGCAGTCGCTGGCCATGCCACTGTGGGTGCTGCAGGTGACCGGTTCCGCGAGCCTGACCGGCGGCGCGTTCGTCGCCGGCCTGCTGCCCCGGATCGTGTTCTCGCCATGGGCCGGCGTGCTGGCCGACCGGTTCGACCGGCGCGGACTGTCCATCGTGCTCAATCTCCTCGCCGGTGCGGTCACCCTCGTGCTGCTGCTCGTGGTGGAACTGCGGAACATCCCGCTGTACTACGTGCTGACCGTGTTGCTCGGCACGGTCAGCACGCTCAACTCGGCGGTGCTGCCCAGCCTCACGCCCGCCTTGGTGCCCGCATCGCGCCTGGCCGCCGCCGACGCCGCGCAAGAGGTGACCAACGGCGCGATCCTCGCTCTTGGCCCGTTGCTGGGGGCGGCCGTCGCGGTCGGGCTCGGCTTTTCCGGTGCGGTGGCGGCGAACGCGGCCAGTTTCGTGCTCGCCGCGCTGCTCACCTTGCCGATACCGCGTCAACAGCCCGCCGCACGGGGCAGGAGCAGCCCGCTCGCCATGCTGCGTGACGGCGTGCGGGCCCTGACCGGCGACCGTCTACTTCGGACGGCCGTGCTGGCCGAGGCGTCACTCTTCGCCTGCCTCGGTGCCGTTCCGCAGTTCGCGGTGGTGCTGGTGGGCGCGGACGGCCGGACCGCGCAGGCGGGACTGTTCGCCTCCGCGATGGGCGTCGGCTGGCTGACGATGTCGGCGTCGGTGGCCAAACGGCGGGGCGCGCTCAACCCGGCCGTGATGGTGACCGTGGGCGCCGCGCTGGCCGCGCCGGTGATCGGCCTCGTGGTCCTGTGCGCGCACGCCTCGCCGGTCTGGGTCTTTCTCGCCGGATTCGTGGCCGGGGCGCACAATCTGCTTTTCGCGATGCCCAACACGCTGCTGTGCCAGCGACACGCGGATCCGGCCACGCTCGGTCGGGTGCTGGCGTTCCGGCGGTCGTTCGTCGTCTCGGCGCAGTGTGTTTCCCTTGCCCTGGTCACCTTCCTGACACCCATCTGGGGGGTGGGGCCGGTGCTCGCCGTCGCCGGGATCGCCGCCACGGTCATCGCCCTGCCGACGGCCCTCTTCGCGGCGCGACTGGCCCGGAACCTGCCGAAGGCGGTGACGGCGTGA
- a CDS encoding AfsR/SARP family transcriptional regulator, with amino-acid sequence MTAALPGVGFVLLGPMRLRRPDGVMVPVGTPKQQAMLAALALAPGTALSLARLTDTLWDQDIPARSASIVRTYAWRLRRLLATSGAEDELLVTAGDGYRLVVPSSAVDTSRAEELGAVAQEALTSGDAHRARHVLSEALGLWTGEPLAGVPGLFAEHSRSWLDELHTALTEQYLEAELRLGHYYEVQPRLTAMIAEHPMRERLYVLLMRALHGMGRQVDALRVFHDARRTLVEAHGIDPGAELVELHERILRGDDAAPRAEPPVVVPSPAEPPAGAWRPTPAQLPPDLPDFTGRADQLTALREVLTAADRATPAVVAITGMSGVGKTSLAVHLAHGLRERYPDGQLHADLGDLDQVGDPLTGPELLEVLLTGLGVPSNRLPERLAERRGLWRSLVDGRRMLIVLDNVFDAAQIRDALPGTPGCAVLITSRARLDGLPLLTQVSLEVFTPDEALGLVRQCVGAHRVAAEPAGALDLVTACGLLPLAVRIVASRLAARPHWTLASMVERLRDERRRIAELRAGPLAIEAVFEVAYRQLPEPLAGDFVLLATVAGAEFTLPEAAAVLGVDPAEAEARLEGLVDASILDDTFTGRFRVHELLVAFGRSRDRDPADEAAALDRLLSLLVATARNAFAHAVPGDPTGDVLGTRSPAGAGLPIADLRAAREWASSVGDTVVSACARGVEIGTAPLLSTAVDLLIAMSPFTAEAGARRLDVAAANLTKAVARLPEPMGPGRREHHRTVGRAEFLASTVALRTATHADVEAHARRAVDAATAGDDPVILRQALNNLGLAAQLRHDYLLAVRCFDRSAELARQLGHGSGAVTSSLNSAHAMLRGGDPANVLAVCESALALAREMGDASGIGYALYVLGLANQALERHEAAAERFTACVESCLAAGIRERAAHALYRLAETLLALGRAEEAETEALSALRLCEELGTRRDQANALLVLGRALAALGRSADAVARLDQAHLLFVDLELPEADDAIRAIEELTR; translated from the coding sequence ATGACGGCGGCACTGCCTGGGGTGGGATTCGTTCTGCTGGGCCCGATGCGGCTGCGGCGGCCCGATGGCGTGATGGTCCCCGTCGGGACACCCAAACAGCAGGCGATGCTGGCCGCGTTGGCGCTGGCCCCCGGAACGGCGCTGTCTCTCGCCAGACTGACGGACACGTTGTGGGACCAGGACATCCCCGCCCGGTCCGCCTCGATCGTGCGGACCTACGCCTGGCGGCTGAGACGGCTGCTCGCCACTTCCGGAGCCGAAGACGAACTGCTGGTGACGGCGGGCGACGGCTACCGGCTGGTCGTCCCCTCCTCGGCCGTTGACACCTCCCGCGCCGAAGAACTCGGTGCCGTGGCTCAAGAAGCGTTGACTTCGGGCGACGCGCACCGGGCCAGGCACGTGCTGTCCGAAGCACTCGGGCTGTGGACCGGCGAGCCGCTCGCCGGGGTGCCGGGACTGTTCGCCGAGCACAGCCGGAGCTGGCTGGACGAGCTGCACACCGCGCTCACCGAGCAGTACCTGGAGGCGGAACTCCGCCTCGGTCACTACTACGAGGTCCAGCCGCGGCTGACGGCGATGATCGCGGAACACCCGATGAGGGAACGGCTGTACGTCCTGCTGATGCGCGCGCTCCACGGGATGGGCCGCCAGGTCGACGCGTTGCGCGTGTTCCACGATGCCCGCCGGACCCTGGTGGAGGCGCACGGGATCGACCCCGGTGCGGAACTGGTCGAACTCCACGAACGCATCCTCCGCGGGGACGACGCGGCCCCGCGTGCCGAGCCGCCGGTCGTCGTCCCGTCGCCCGCCGAACCGCCCGCCGGTGCCTGGCGGCCGACCCCGGCGCAGCTTCCTCCCGATCTGCCGGACTTCACCGGCCGCGCCGATCAGCTCACCGCGCTGCGGGAGGTGCTGACCGCCGCCGACCGGGCGACGCCCGCGGTGGTGGCGATCACCGGGATGAGCGGGGTCGGCAAGACCAGCCTCGCGGTGCATCTGGCCCACGGACTCCGTGAGCGGTACCCGGATGGTCAGCTGCACGCCGATCTCGGCGATCTCGACCAGGTCGGCGATCCGCTGACCGGCCCGGAGCTGCTGGAAGTGCTGCTCACCGGGCTCGGCGTGCCGTCGAACCGGCTGCCCGAACGCCTCGCCGAGCGTCGCGGGTTGTGGCGGTCGCTGGTCGACGGCCGCCGGATGCTCATCGTGCTGGACAACGTCTTCGACGCCGCGCAGATCCGTGACGCGCTGCCCGGTACGCCGGGCTGCGCGGTGCTGATCACCAGCCGCGCGCGGCTGGACGGGCTGCCGCTGCTCACCCAGGTCAGCCTGGAGGTGTTCACCCCGGACGAGGCGCTCGGCCTGGTCCGGCAGTGCGTCGGCGCGCACCGCGTGGCGGCCGAACCGGCGGGCGCGCTCGACCTCGTGACCGCGTGCGGGCTGCTCCCGCTGGCCGTGCGGATCGTGGCGTCGCGGCTCGCGGCGCGCCCTCACTGGACCCTCGCGTCCATGGTCGAGAGGCTGCGGGACGAACGCCGCCGGATAGCCGAACTGCGGGCGGGGCCGCTCGCCATCGAAGCGGTCTTCGAGGTGGCCTATCGACAGCTTCCCGAGCCACTCGCCGGAGACTTCGTGCTGCTCGCCACGGTCGCCGGCGCCGAGTTCACGCTGCCGGAAGCGGCGGCCGTCCTCGGCGTGGATCCGGCCGAGGCCGAAGCGCGGCTGGAGGGCCTCGTGGACGCCTCCATCCTGGACGACACCTTCACCGGCAGATTCCGCGTCCACGAGCTCCTGGTCGCCTTCGGCCGCAGTCGTGACCGGGACCCGGCCGACGAGGCCGCCGCTCTCGACCGGTTGTTGTCGCTGCTGGTGGCCACCGCACGCAACGCTTTCGCGCACGCGGTCCCGGGTGATCCGACCGGCGACGTGCTGGGCACGCGGTCGCCCGCGGGCGCCGGACTGCCGATCGCCGACCTGCGGGCGGCCAGGGAGTGGGCGTCGTCGGTGGGGGACACCGTGGTGTCGGCCTGCGCCAGGGGCGTCGAAATCGGCACCGCGCCCTTGCTGAGCACCGCTGTCGACCTGCTGATCGCGATGAGCCCGTTCACCGCCGAAGCGGGCGCGAGACGACTGGACGTCGCGGCGGCGAACCTGACGAAGGCGGTGGCCCGGCTCCCCGAGCCGATGGGGCCGGGACGGCGGGAGCATCACCGCACCGTCGGCCGGGCCGAATTCCTGGCCAGCACCGTCGCGTTGCGCACGGCCACCCACGCCGACGTCGAGGCGCACGCGCGGCGCGCGGTCGACGCCGCGACGGCGGGCGACGATCCGGTGATCCTCCGGCAGGCGCTCAACAATCTCGGGCTGGCCGCCCAGCTCCGTCACGACTACCTGCTCGCGGTCCGGTGTTTCGATCGCTCCGCCGAGCTGGCGCGGCAGCTCGGCCACGGTTCGGGAGCGGTGACCAGCAGCCTGAACTCCGCGCACGCCATGCTGCGTGGCGGAGACCCCGCGAACGTCCTCGCCGTCTGCGAGTCGGCTCTCGCCCTGGCCAGGGAAATGGGCGACGCGTCGGGGATCGGGTACGCGCTTTACGTGCTCGGCCTCGCGAACCAGGCGCTGGAGCGCCACGAAGCCGCGGCCGAGCGGTTCACCGCCTGCGTGGAGAGCTGCCTGGCGGCGGGAATCCGGGAGCGGGCGGCGCACGCCCTCTACCGGCTCGCCGAAACCCTGCTGGCGCTGGGCCGGGCCGAAGAGGCCGAGACAGAGGCGCTGTCGGCCCTTCGGCTCTGCGAAGAACTCGGAACCCGGCGCGACCAGGCCAACGCGCTGCTCGTGCTCGGCAGGGCCCTCGCCGCGCTGGGCAGATCCGCCGACGCCGTGGCACGGCTGGACCAGGCGCATCTGCTCTTCGTCGATCTCGAACTCCCCGAAGCCGATGACGCGATCCGCGCGATCGAGGAACTCACGCGGTGA
- a CDS encoding heat shock protein transcriptional repressor HspR, with product MFGGLPHGADEDTPVFVISVAAQLSGLHAQTLRSYDRQGLVSPGRTSGGGRRYSMRDIALLREVQRLSQEDGVNLAGIKRIIELENQVDALRDRIAELTEELTAAYLTAEQTAAAVHASYRKDLVPLRQQTALVVWKPKPRRI from the coding sequence ATGTTCGGCGGGCTGCCGCACGGCGCGGACGAGGACACCCCGGTGTTCGTCATTTCGGTGGCGGCGCAGCTTTCCGGCCTGCACGCGCAGACCCTCCGGTCCTACGACCGGCAGGGTCTCGTGTCGCCGGGCCGGACCTCCGGTGGGGGACGCCGATACTCCATGCGGGACATCGCGCTGCTGCGCGAAGTGCAGCGACTGTCCCAAGAAGACGGTGTCAATCTCGCGGGCATCAAGCGGATCATCGAGCTGGAGAACCAGGTCGACGCCCTGCGGGACCGGATCGCCGAACTGACCGAGGAACTCACGGCCGCGTACCTCACCGCCGAACAGACGGCCGCGGCCGTGCACGCCTCCTACCGCAAGGACCTGGTCCCGCTGCGGCAGCAGACGGCGCTGGTGGTCTGGAAGCCCAAGCCCAGAAGGATCTGA
- the dnaJ gene encoding molecular chaperone DnaJ, translating into MSAREWIGKDFYRELGVSSDATADEIKKAYRKLAKENHPDANAGNAEAEKKFKAVSEAYGVLSDTAKRKEYDEARRLFGSGGPGGFGFPGGGGGAGGFDVGDIFGQAGGQQQAGFGGLGDILGGLFGRRGAAAGATANRPQRGADVETDVRIDFTEAVKGATLPLRLSSPATCSTCGGNGAKPGTSPRTCSTCQGSGLVSRSQGAFAFSEPCRDCRGRGTIIDDPCPECAGEGVSTRTRTLTVRIPPGVADDQRIRLAGQGEPGRGGAQAGDLYVRVHVAPHAVFGRQDLDLTISVPVSFAELALGGTITVPTLEGKVSLKVPQGTASGRVLRVRGKGIAKRDGAQGDLLVTLQAAIPAKLDDKAREALEAYAEAMSDHDPRPEITELLEGR; encoded by the coding sequence GTGAGTGCACGGGAATGGATCGGTAAGGACTTCTACCGTGAGCTGGGCGTCTCCTCCGACGCCACCGCGGACGAGATCAAAAAGGCCTATCGCAAGCTGGCCAAGGAGAACCACCCCGACGCCAACGCGGGCAACGCGGAGGCCGAGAAGAAGTTCAAGGCGGTCTCCGAGGCGTACGGCGTCCTGTCCGACACGGCCAAGCGCAAGGAGTACGACGAGGCACGCCGCCTCTTCGGCTCCGGCGGTCCCGGTGGCTTCGGTTTCCCGGGTGGCGGCGGTGGCGCGGGCGGTTTCGACGTCGGCGACATCTTCGGTCAGGCGGGTGGCCAGCAGCAGGCCGGTTTCGGCGGGCTCGGCGACATCCTCGGCGGTCTCTTCGGCCGCCGCGGTGCCGCGGCCGGTGCCACGGCGAACCGGCCGCAGCGCGGCGCGGACGTCGAGACCGACGTCCGGATCGACTTCACCGAAGCGGTCAAGGGCGCGACCCTGCCGCTGAGGCTGTCGAGCCCGGCGACCTGTTCCACCTGCGGCGGGAACGGCGCGAAGCCGGGGACCTCCCCGAGGACGTGTTCGACCTGTCAGGGCAGCGGACTGGTCAGCCGGAGCCAGGGCGCGTTCGCGTTCTCCGAGCCGTGCCGCGACTGCCGCGGCCGCGGCACGATCATCGACGACCCCTGTCCGGAATGCGCGGGCGAGGGCGTTTCCACCCGCACCCGCACCCTGACCGTGCGGATCCCGCCGGGCGTCGCCGACGACCAGCGGATCCGGCTGGCGGGCCAGGGCGAACCGGGCCGGGGTGGCGCGCAGGCGGGCGATCTGTACGTCCGCGTGCACGTCGCACCGCACGCGGTGTTCGGGCGGCAGGACCTCGACCTGACGATCTCCGTGCCGGTGTCCTTCGCGGAACTGGCCCTCGGCGGCACGATCACCGTGCCGACGCTCGAGGGCAAGGTCTCGCTGAAGGTGCCGCAAGGCACGGCGAGCGGTCGCGTGCTTCGCGTGCGCGGCAAGGGAATCGCCAAACGGGACGGCGCGCAGGGCGACCTGCTGGTCACCCTGCAGGCGGCCATCCCGGCCAAGTTGGACGACAAGGCCCGTGAGGCCCTCGAGGCCTACGCGGAAGCCATGTCCGACCACGATCCACGACCGGAGATCACCGAACTTCTCGAAGGCAGGTGA